One Beggiatoa leptomitoformis DNA segment encodes these proteins:
- the mgtE gene encoding magnesium transporter, which translates to MPTHNNELRHQRNLHDTLLQVNHLLEKQKLVNALVRKQDTPRHELVQSLVAKQHLVELKHKLEQLHPADLAFVLESLPLDDRLKVWELIPVEKYGAILLESAEAVRDSLIANMERHQIIHVAEHLDSDEIADLMPALPKDTVFEILTQLDSQNREQVQSVMRFPEGTAGALMDFDMITVREDVNLDTVLRYLRRLGKIPHQTDQLFVVDRNSIIKGVLPLTELLIHAPDDSVHDVMRNEFISFYTDDSAHEISQAFERYDLISAPVINSHNQLVGCLGVDVVVDFIDATLQRERLNQAGLEEEEDLFAPVWKSGRNRWAWLALNLMTAFIASRIIGMFEDTIEKLVALATLMPIVASIGGNTGNQTVALVIRGLALKKINADNFLHFFFKEITISLMNGILWGSVVGVFALLLYQDIRLALVMMAAMILNLLIAALAGVFIPVGLSKCGRDPVMGSSVMLTALTDSMGFFIFLGLATIFLLPH; encoded by the coding sequence ATGCCTACTCATAATAACGAACTGCGCCATCAACGCAATCTCCATGATACTTTACTACAAGTCAATCACTTATTAGAAAAACAAAAGTTAGTTAATGCGTTGGTGCGTAAGCAAGATACACCGCGTCATGAGTTAGTCCAATCATTGGTTGCTAAACAACATCTTGTTGAGTTAAAACATAAGTTAGAACAACTACATCCTGCCGACCTTGCCTTTGTTTTGGAGAGTTTACCGTTAGATGACCGTTTAAAAGTCTGGGAACTGATTCCTGTCGAAAAATATGGCGCGATTCTTTTGGAGTCCGCTGAAGCGGTACGAGACAGTCTGATTGCAAACATGGAACGCCATCAGATTATTCATGTTGCCGAACATTTAGACTCTGATGAAATTGCCGATTTAATGCCTGCATTACCAAAAGATACGGTCTTTGAAATTCTGACACAATTGGATAGTCAAAACCGCGAGCAAGTGCAATCGGTCATGCGTTTTCCTGAAGGAACAGCAGGGGCATTAATGGATTTTGACATGATTACGGTGCGTGAGGATGTTAATTTAGATACGGTATTACGGTATTTACGCCGTTTGGGGAAAATTCCTCATCAAACCGACCAACTTTTTGTTGTTGATAGAAATAGTATTATCAAAGGGGTTTTACCACTCACTGAATTACTAATCCACGCACCCGATGATTCAGTTCATGATGTAATGCGCAACGAATTTATTTCTTTTTATACAGATGATTCAGCACATGAAATTTCTCAAGCCTTTGAGCGTTATGATTTAATTTCCGCACCTGTGATTAACTCACATAATCAATTGGTTGGTTGTTTAGGCGTTGATGTTGTCGTGGATTTTATAGATGCAACCTTGCAACGTGAACGTTTAAATCAAGCAGGTTTAGAAGAGGAAGAAGACCTATTTGCACCCGTTTGGAAAAGCGGACGAAATCGCTGGGCGTGGTTAGCATTAAATTTAATGACCGCCTTTATTGCTTCCCGCATCATTGGTATGTTTGAAGACACGATAGAAAAATTGGTCGCGTTGGCAACCTTGATGCCGATTGTTGCGAGTATTGGCGGAAATACGGGCAATCAAACCGTTGCACTGGTGATTCGCGGATTAGCCTTAAAAAAAATTAATGCAGATAACTTTTTGCACTTCTTTTTTAAAGAAATTACTATCAGTTTAATGAATGGCATACTATGGGGAAGTGTGGTAGGTGTTTTCGCACTGTTACTTTATCAAGACATACGCTTAGCACTTGTGATGATGGCTGCAATGATTTTAAACTTACTGATTGCCGCATTAGCGGGGGTTTTTATTCCCGTCGGTTTGAGCAAATGCGGACGTGACCCTGTGATGGGCAGTAGTGTGATGCTAACCGCACTCACCGATAGTATGGGATTTTTTATTTTTCTGGGGCTAGCAACGATTTTTTTGCTTCCTCACTAA
- a CDS encoding DUF3862 domain-containing protein, translating into MMYKLLAMITLTLFLTACGSPINQANYDKVTDDMLYSEVVKLLGEPTHKNSSGMNVGSIDLSGTDAEWQEGGLTINIVFVNDKVKIKRIKK; encoded by the coding sequence ATGATGTATAAATTACTTGCAATGATAACCCTGACACTTTTTTTAACGGCATGTGGTTCGCCTATCAACCAAGCAAACTATGATAAAGTGACAGATGACATGCTTTACAGCGAAGTCGTTAAACTATTGGGTGAACCTACCCATAAAAACAGTAGTGGTATGAACGTTGGAAGTATTGATTTATCAGGAACAGATGCGGAATGGCAAGAAGGCGGTTTAACGATTAACATCGTGTTTGTGAATGATAAAGTCAAAATAAAGCGGATTAAAAAATAA
- a CDS encoding GNAT family N-acetyltransferase, translating into MLIHPLLCNTLPPAPCTLLIIGSLDTTLHEYLVMRGYHLIQQMDFTPPAVPVARVYCLEIGLIKDPLDDFNQLYSALPAQTAVYLWGTVCIQRQINQLIEQLPTLSFLLWQIQRCGFKLLAQKDLTTEISDFSLNPQHYAYIAIELQKTTPPRWQINQVSEKDSPAIRQLFNQVFTPKIMSEALWTWKYAAGRGIGMAAWTGTEMVAHYGGILRRILYFGNVKTAVQIADVMVLSTERGVLTKKGAFFLTAASFPEYFVGYGAIAWLGYGFPSERHLRLAQHLDLYAPVGRMVELTWQSEQTPPKLFSRIQHLNLETAEAVITQLWKNMANSLHTALLGVRDWDYLQYRYLQHPHNTYELLLVTHRLTGKPLGLAVIFIEGDICRLMDFIGSPQQLQTTIAQVRRVAGRRGLTHVSTWITENFSTMFPLIDAQQKPLDIQIPHSIWCQGIAPDVVKNHWWLMAGDTDFL; encoded by the coding sequence ATGCTTATTCATCCCTTACTTTGCAATACCTTACCGCCTGCCCCGTGTACACTACTGATTATCGGTTCTTTAGATACCACGCTCCACGAGTATTTAGTTATGCGGGGCTATCATCTTATTCAACAAATGGATTTTACACCCCCTGCTGTTCCTGTTGCACGGGTGTATTGTTTAGAAATAGGTTTGATAAAAGACCCGCTAGATGATTTTAATCAACTCTATTCTGCTTTACCCGCACAAACAGCCGTCTATTTATGGGGTACAGTTTGCATTCAACGCCAGATAAATCAGCTAATTGAGCAATTACCAACCCTATCTTTTTTATTATGGCAAATACAACGCTGTGGATTTAAACTACTGGCACAAAAAGACCTTACCACAGAAATAAGTGATTTCTCCCTTAATCCTCAGCATTATGCGTATATTGCCATAGAATTACAAAAAACGACCCCACCCCGTTGGCAAATAAATCAGGTGAGTGAAAAAGATAGTCCTGCCATCAGACAATTGTTTAATCAAGTATTTACGCCAAAAATCATGAGCGAGGCATTATGGACGTGGAAATATGCCGCAGGGCGCGGGATTGGCATGGCTGCTTGGACAGGTACGGAAATGGTGGCGCATTACGGCGGAATTTTACGGCGGATTTTGTATTTTGGTAACGTTAAAACCGCTGTACAGATTGCAGATGTGATGGTGCTATCCACAGAACGCGGCGTATTAACGAAAAAAGGCGCGTTTTTTTTAACGGCCGCTAGTTTTCCTGAATATTTTGTTGGTTATGGTGCGATAGCATGGCTAGGCTACGGCTTTCCTAGTGAACGACATTTACGTCTTGCCCAGCATTTAGACTTATACGCGCCTGTTGGTCGCATGGTGGAATTAACATGGCAAAGTGAACAAACACCACCAAAATTATTCAGTCGTATTCAACATCTTAATCTTGAAACAGCCGAAGCGGTTATTACACAACTTTGGAAAAACATGGCGAACAGTTTACACACCGCATTATTAGGCGTGCGTGACTGGGATTATTTGCAATATCGTTATTTACAACATCCACATAATACTTATGAATTACTGCTTGTTACACATCGTTTAACAGGTAAACCATTGGGTTTAGCCGTTATTTTTATTGAAGGTGATATTTGTCGCCTGATGGATTTTATTGGCTCTCCGCAACAATTGCAGACGACCATCGCCCAAGTGCGGCGTGTAGCGGGACGGCGAGGGCTAACCCATGTAAGCACATGGATTACTGAAAATTTTTCCACTATGTTTCCCTTAATAGACGCGCAACAAAAACCCCTAGATATTCAAATTCCGCATAGTATTTGGTGTCAAGGAATTGCCCCTGATGTGGTTAAAAATCATTGGTGGTTAATGGCAGGGGATACCGATTTTTTATAA
- the arsM gene encoding arsenite methyltransferase, with the protein MQEINIKEMVKERYGNIAKTQGSCCGGGKSATTVQLMSQAIGYTAVDLINLPDGANLGLGCGNPTALASLKVGEVVLDLGSGAGIDCFLAARAVGETGRVIGIDMTPEMLAKARHYAEQGGYHNVEFRQGDIEALPVENDSIDVIISNCVINLATDKAQVFKEALRVLKIGGRLLVSDLVLLKPLSADLRKSASAYAGCIAGAMLKNEYLQIMQQAGFNDVSIVEETAYPLELLSDESAYQGLVSEFTEFDPAIIAEAASAVVSVKVEAVKV; encoded by the coding sequence ATGCAAGAAATTAATATTAAAGAAATGGTTAAAGAACGTTATGGCAATATTGCGAAAACACAGGGCAGTTGCTGTGGCGGGGGCAAATCAGCTACTACGGTGCAATTGATGAGTCAAGCAATTGGTTATACAGCCGTTGATTTAATTAATTTACCTGATGGTGCTAATTTAGGTTTAGGTTGTGGCAATCCGACAGCATTGGCTTCGCTCAAAGTAGGTGAGGTCGTGTTAGATTTAGGGTCTGGCGCGGGCATTGATTGCTTTCTAGCAGCTCGAGCAGTGGGTGAAACAGGGCGCGTGATTGGGATAGACATGACCCCCGAAATGCTGGCTAAAGCGCGTCATTATGCTGAACAAGGGGGGTATCACAACGTAGAATTTCGTCAGGGTGATATTGAAGCTTTACCTGTTGAAAATGATAGTATTGATGTAATTATTTCTAACTGTGTTATTAATTTAGCAACAGATAAAGCGCAAGTGTTTAAAGAGGCTTTACGGGTGCTAAAAATAGGTGGACGTTTATTAGTTTCAGATTTAGTGCTACTCAAGCCCTTGTCGGCTGACTTGCGCAAATCTGCATCGGCTTATGCAGGGTGTATTGCAGGGGCGATGTTAAAAAATGAATATTTACAAATTATGCAACAAGCGGGATTTAACGATGTTTCCATTGTTGAAGAAACGGCTTACCCATTAGAATTATTATCCGATGAGTCGGCTTATCAAGGATTAGTGAGTGAATTTACCGAGTTTGACCCTGCGATTATTGCCGAGGCAGCCAGTGCGGTAGTTAGCGTTAAAGTAGAAGCGGTGAAAGTTTAA
- the ppk1 gene encoding polyphosphate kinase 1: MNTRTKDGGGLDEDPRARVYARRSATKKAEQPTPTSAGNMEEIDLNRPDLYINRELSLLAFHRRVLAQAKDTSKPLLERLRFLCIASSNLDEFYEVRVAGLKEQVQFGSVQSGADNLSPQEILNRISVAAHDFVDEQYRLLNNEIIPSLEKENIYFLKRDQWNDAQNGWIRDFFNNELLPILSPIGLDPAHPFPRILNKSLNFIVSLKGKDAFGRDINMAVVQAPRALPRLIEIPADIAQHPQDFVFLSSIIHAHVADLFPGMEVLGCYQFRLTRNSDLFVDEEEVDDLLRALEGELPGRRYGDSVRLEVADNCPEKIVNYLLKKFELGQKELFQVNGPVNLGRLIAIPDMLDRPELKYPSFTPGLPANVGRNLFSTIREGDILLHHPFQSFTPVIDFVRQAAADPQVLAIKQTLYRTGPDSVLVDALVDAAKAGKEVTVVVELRARFDEEANIRLANRLQEAGAHVVYGVVGFKTHAKIMMIIRREGKKLRRYVHLGTGNYHAKTARIYTDYGLFTCDEDIGEDVHKIFMQLTSLGRSAKMRKMLQAPFTLHSGMIERIAREAENATQGKPAHIIVKVNALTEEAIIRALYRASIAGVKIELIVRGICCLRPGVAGISENIHVRSVVGRFLEHTRCFYFHNNGNPEVFCASADWMDRNLLKRVEECFPIENPVLKARVIEQGLKLYLADNTQAWVLDSEGSYNWLKPVEGETPISAQQTLLLSLAEKS, translated from the coding sequence ATGAATACAAGAACAAAAGATGGTGGTGGTTTAGACGAAGACCCACGCGCGCGGGTTTATGCCCGTAGAAGTGCAACGAAAAAAGCAGAGCAACCTACTCCAACAAGTGCGGGTAACATGGAAGAAATTGATCTCAATCGCCCTGATTTATACATTAACCGTGAATTAAGTCTGCTTGCCTTTCATCGGCGTGTACTCGCGCAAGCAAAAGACACCAGTAAACCGTTGTTAGAACGGTTACGTTTTTTATGTATTGCCAGCTCTAATTTGGATGAGTTTTACGAAGTTCGTGTTGCTGGTTTAAAAGAGCAGGTTCAATTTGGTTCTGTACAAAGTGGTGCAGATAATTTGTCACCGCAAGAAATTCTTAACCGCATTAGCGTTGCTGCGCATGATTTTGTCGATGAACAATATCGGTTACTGAATAATGAAATCATTCCCAGTCTGGAAAAGGAGAATATTTATTTTCTCAAGCGTGACCAATGGAATGATGCACAAAATGGATGGATTAGAGATTTTTTTAATAATGAATTACTCCCGATTTTAAGCCCAATTGGCTTAGACCCTGCGCATCCCTTTCCACGCATTTTAAATAAAAGTTTAAATTTTATCGTTTCCCTAAAGGGGAAAGACGCATTTGGACGCGATATTAATATGGCGGTGGTACAAGCACCGCGTGCATTGCCTCGTTTAATTGAAATCCCCGCAGACATTGCGCAACATCCGCAAGACTTTGTTTTTCTTTCTTCAATTATTCACGCGCATGTTGCTGATTTATTCCCCGGTATGGAGGTATTGGGTTGTTATCAATTCCGCCTCACACGCAATAGTGATTTATTTGTAGATGAAGAAGAAGTCGACGACTTGCTCCGTGCGTTAGAAGGTGAACTTCCCGGACGGCGATATGGTGACAGTGTACGCTTAGAAGTTGCGGATAATTGCCCTGAAAAAATCGTCAACTATCTCCTGAAAAAATTTGAATTAGGACAAAAAGAACTTTTCCAAGTTAATGGCCCTGTCAATTTAGGTCGACTTATTGCTATCCCTGATATGTTAGACCGTCCTGAGCTGAAATATCCTAGCTTTACACCGGGTTTACCCGCGAATGTAGGACGCAATCTATTTTCAACCATTCGTGAGGGGGATATTTTATTACATCATCCCTTTCAATCCTTTACACCCGTTATTGATTTTGTACGTCAGGCAGCGGCTGACCCGCAAGTATTAGCGATTAAACAAACACTGTATCGCACAGGCCCTGATTCTGTTTTGGTTGATGCACTGGTTGATGCGGCTAAAGCAGGTAAAGAAGTCACGGTGGTTGTGGAGTTGCGGGCGCGATTTGATGAGGAGGCCAATATTCGTTTGGCGAATCGTCTGCAAGAAGCGGGTGCGCATGTGGTGTATGGCGTTGTTGGGTTTAAAACACACGCAAAAATCATGATGATTATTCGGCGCGAAGGGAAAAAACTACGTCGCTATGTGCATTTAGGAACGGGAAATTATCACGCAAAAACCGCGCGGATTTATACCGATTATGGTTTATTTACGTGTGATGAAGATATAGGCGAAGACGTGCATAAAATTTTTATGCAACTAACCTCATTAGGACGCAGTGCCAAAATGCGGAAGATGTTGCAAGCTCCGTTTACGTTGCACAGTGGCATGATAGAGCGCATTGCGCGGGAAGCAGAAAATGCGACACAAGGTAAACCCGCCCATATTATTGTTAAAGTCAACGCACTAACTGAAGAAGCAATTATTCGAGCGTTATATCGTGCGTCTATCGCAGGGGTAAAGATTGAACTGATTGTGCGTGGTATTTGTTGTTTACGCCCCGGTGTGGCGGGCATTTCAGAAAATATTCATGTCCGTTCCGTTGTTGGACGTTTTTTAGAGCATACCCGTTGTTTCTATTTTCATAATAATGGCAATCCTGAGGTGTTTTGCGCAAGCGCGGACTGGATGGATCGCAATTTGTTAAAACGAGTAGAAGAATGTTTCCCAATTGAAAACCCTGTGTTAAAAGCACGGGTTATTGAACAAGGCTTAAAACTCTATTTAGCGGATAATACGCAAGCATGGGTGTTAGACAGTGAAGGGAGTTATAACTGGTTAAAACCTGTTGAAGGGGAAACACCTATATCCGCGCAACAAACCTTATTATTAAGTTTAGCTGAAAAATCATAA
- the argA gene encoding amino-acid N-acetyltransferase has protein sequence MSSEYSQQFVEWFRQASPYIHAHRGKTVVISFVGEAVQSPYFGHLIHDIALLNSLGIRIVLVHGVRTQIDEELAIRGQKPNYANGLRITDEITLSCVKAACGEVSSVIESYLSMGLTNSPTADVRIRTASGNFITARPVGVRDGVDYIYTGEVRRIDTEAITRRLDEGCIVLIPPMGYSPTGEAFNLLTEDVATEVAIGLRAHKWVCLTEAEGIFDHEGSLVQQFTLLEAQRFLTTSTLSEHVKRQLANAIRACQKGVHRVHLVSDDVDGALLMELFSRDGIGTLISTDPFEHFRKATVDDVAGLIELIRPLEEAGILVRRSREKLEMEINHFTLQERDGMIIACAALYPFVEEDIAELACVAVRPIYQGSDRGDMLLAYAEREARRLGIRRIFVLTTHTAHWFQERGFVPANIDALPVARRALYNYQRNSKVFIKAL, from the coding sequence ATGTCATCTGAATATTCTCAGCAGTTCGTCGAATGGTTTCGGCAGGCATCCCCTTATATTCATGCGCATCGGGGAAAAACCGTTGTTATTAGTTTTGTGGGTGAGGCAGTACAAAGTCCTTACTTTGGACATCTCATTCATGATATTGCGTTATTAAATAGTTTAGGCATTCGTATTGTGCTTGTGCATGGCGTGCGAACGCAAATTGATGAGGAGTTGGCAATTCGTGGACAAAAACCAAATTATGCAAACGGTTTGCGCATTACTGATGAAATAACCTTGAGTTGTGTGAAAGCCGCGTGTGGTGAGGTGAGTAGCGTTATTGAAAGTTATTTGTCTATGGGGTTGACGAATTCCCCAACCGCTGATGTGCGAATCAGAACCGCGTCGGGCAATTTTATTACAGCACGTCCTGTTGGGGTGCGTGATGGGGTGGATTACATTTATACGGGCGAAGTGCGTCGGATTGACACAGAGGCGATTACTCGACGCTTAGATGAGGGGTGTATTGTATTAATTCCACCCATGGGATATTCCCCCACAGGCGAGGCCTTTAATTTATTAACGGAGGATGTCGCCACCGAGGTTGCTATTGGTTTGCGGGCGCACAAATGGGTTTGTTTAACAGAAGCAGAAGGGATTTTTGACCATGAAGGTTCGTTAGTTCAACAGTTTACTTTATTAGAAGCGCAACGGTTTTTAACCACCAGTACCTTGTCGGAACATGTGAAGCGACAACTTGCGAATGCGATTCGGGCTTGTCAAAAAGGCGTGCATCGGGTGCATTTGGTTTCTGATGATGTGGATGGTGCGTTATTGATGGAGTTATTTAGTCGTGATGGCATCGGAACGCTCATTAGTACCGACCCGTTTGAGCATTTCCGTAAAGCGACTGTTGATGACGTTGCGGGATTGATTGAACTGATTCGCCCATTAGAAGAGGCGGGTATTTTGGTGCGACGCTCACGGGAAAAGTTAGAAATGGAAATTAACCATTTCACTTTGCAAGAGCGTGATGGAATGATTATCGCGTGTGCCGCGCTTTATCCCTTTGTTGAAGAAGATATTGCCGAGTTGGCTTGTGTTGCGGTTCGTCCTATTTATCAGGGGTCAGACCGAGGCGATATGTTACTCGCGTATGCTGAACGTGAGGCTCGCCGTTTAGGCATACGGCGGATTTTTGTGTTGACTACGCATACGGCACATTGGTTTCAAGAACGTGGGTTTGTGCCTGCTAATATTGACGCGCTCCCCGTTGCCAGACGGGCGTTATACAATTATCAACGCAATTCTAAAGTATTTATTAAAGCACTATAA
- the epmA gene encoding EF-P lysine aminoacylase EpmA → MKTVPSLPWQPSATLAVLRSRSQFYQTIRAFFQARDVWEVETPILSSASVPEPMIAPFHTYYHGDKPLQLFLQTSPELPMKRLLASGSGAIFQICKVFRDGEAGKKHNPEFSLLEWYRPHFSLSALIDEVSALLQTVLACSPVEIVNYCDVFQQYTGLHPLHTPLEALQYATVAAGLVTTQPLDRDSCLQFLMSVQVEPHIGKTCPTVVQYFPATQAALARKCLDNPQLAERFEVYFQGMELANGFHELADPIEQRRRFIEDLQRRADLQLPQYPIDENFLTALHSGLPDCAGVAIGLDRLLMLKVGAQQIQQVLAFSVENA, encoded by the coding sequence ATGAAAACAGTTCCCTCGCTCCCTTGGCAACCTTCTGCAACGCTGGCGGTTTTGCGCTCGCGTAGTCAGTTTTATCAAACAATACGGGCTTTTTTTCAGGCGCGGGATGTGTGGGAGGTGGAAACGCCCATTTTATCATCCGCCAGTGTGCCAGAGCCGATGATTGCGCCTTTTCATACGTATTATCATGGAGATAAGCCGTTACAGTTGTTTTTGCAAACGTCGCCAGAATTGCCGATGAAACGTTTATTAGCCAGCGGTAGCGGTGCAATTTTTCAAATTTGTAAGGTTTTTCGGGATGGCGAGGCAGGTAAAAAGCATAATCCTGAGTTTAGTTTGTTAGAGTGGTATCGTCCGCATTTTTCTTTGTCTGCGTTGATTGATGAAGTCAGTGCGTTATTACAAACGGTTTTGGCGTGTTCTCCTGTAGAGATTGTTAATTATTGTGATGTTTTCCAGCAATATACGGGGTTACATCCGTTACATACGCCGTTAGAAGCATTGCAGTATGCAACGGTTGCGGCGGGATTGGTGACAACTCAGCCGTTAGATAGGGATAGTTGTTTGCAGTTTTTGATGAGTGTCCAAGTTGAACCGCACATTGGGAAAACTTGCCCAACGGTTGTGCAATATTTTCCTGCTACACAAGCGGCTTTAGCACGTAAATGTCTTGATAATCCACAGTTAGCAGAACGTTTTGAGGTGTATTTTCAGGGGATGGAATTGGCGAATGGTTTTCATGAGTTGGCAGACCCGATAGAGCAGCGTCGCCGTTTTATTGAGGATTTGCAACGTCGTGCAGATTTACAGTTGCCTCAATATCCGATTGATGAAAATTTCTTAACGGCGTTGCATTCGGGATTACCCGATTGTGCTGGGGTTGCCATTGGTTTGGATAGATTGTTGATGTTAAAAGTAGGTGCGCAGCAAATTCAGCAGGTATTAGCGTTTTCTGTGGAAAATGCGTAA
- a CDS encoding DUF1841 family protein yields MFADKRDTTRRFFIEVWRKHLAKTPLEPLESMILDVLLMHPEYQQMLQPDVVDKDFLPEMGETNPFLHLGLHIAIREQLSTDRPAGIRTVYQALRAKARDVHELEHKILECLAETLWLAQRNNTLPDEQAYLAQLKRLL; encoded by the coding sequence ATGTTTGCCGACAAACGCGATACCACCCGCCGTTTTTTTATAGAAGTATGGCGAAAACACCTTGCAAAAACACCACTAGAACCATTAGAAAGTATGATTTTAGATGTGTTATTAATGCATCCTGAATACCAACAAATGTTACAACCTGATGTTGTTGATAAAGATTTTTTACCAGAAATGGGCGAAACAAATCCGTTTTTGCATTTAGGATTGCATATCGCGATTCGTGAGCAACTGAGTACCGACCGCCCTGCTGGGATTCGCACGGTTTATCAAGCCTTGCGTGCAAAAGCACGCGATGTGCATGAGCTTGAACATAAGATATTGGAATGTTTGGCAGAAACCTTGTGGCTCGCGCAACGGAATAATACCTTGCCTGATGAGCAAGCTTATCTTGCGCAGTTAAAACGATTGTTATAA